Proteins co-encoded in one Homoserinimonas aerilata genomic window:
- the argG gene encoding argininosuccinate synthase has product MSKVLTSLPVGERVGIAFSGGLDTSVAVAWMRDKGAVPCTYTADIGQPDEPDIDAVPDRAKEYGAEIARLVDCRAALVEEGLVALQCGAFHIRSGGKTYFNTTPLGRAVTGTMLVRAMKEDGVEIWGDGSTYKGNDIERFYRYGLLANPRLRIYKPWLDANFVTELGGRKEMSEWLVEHGFPYRDSVEKAYSTDANIWGATHEAKLLEQLDTGFEIVEPIMGVASWRDDVEIATEDVTVTFEAGRPVALNGVEYSDAVALVLEANAIGGRHGLGASDQIENRIIEAKSRGLYEAPGMALLHIAYERLLNAIHNEDTVANYHNEGRKLGRLMYEGRWLDPQSLMLREAIVRWVGSAVTGSVTLRLRRGDDYTILNTEGPALSYHPDKLSMERVTDAAFGPEDRIGQLTMRNLDIADSRQRLEQYAAQGIVTGETAKLMGELTASDADDIAITVTGDAADAAAEASLDGAAFDFGTD; this is encoded by the coding sequence ATGTCGAAAGTTCTCACCAGCCTGCCCGTCGGCGAGCGTGTCGGTATCGCCTTCTCCGGCGGACTCGACACCTCTGTAGCCGTTGCCTGGATGCGCGACAAGGGCGCCGTGCCGTGCACCTACACCGCAGACATCGGGCAGCCCGATGAGCCCGACATCGACGCGGTGCCCGACCGCGCGAAGGAGTACGGCGCCGAGATCGCGCGCCTCGTCGACTGCCGCGCGGCGCTCGTCGAGGAGGGCCTCGTGGCCCTGCAGTGCGGCGCGTTCCACATCCGCTCCGGCGGCAAGACCTACTTCAACACGACGCCGCTCGGCCGCGCCGTCACCGGCACCATGCTGGTGCGTGCCATGAAGGAGGACGGCGTCGAGATCTGGGGCGACGGCTCCACCTACAAGGGCAACGACATCGAGCGCTTCTACCGCTACGGGCTGCTCGCCAACCCGCGCCTGCGCATCTACAAGCCGTGGCTCGACGCAAACTTCGTCACCGAGCTGGGCGGCCGCAAAGAGATGAGCGAGTGGCTCGTCGAGCACGGCTTCCCGTACCGCGACTCCGTCGAGAAGGCGTACAGCACGGATGCGAACATCTGGGGTGCGACGCATGAGGCGAAGCTTCTCGAGCAGCTCGACACCGGATTCGAGATCGTCGAACCCATCATGGGCGTCGCCTCCTGGCGCGATGACGTCGAGATCGCCACAGAGGATGTCACCGTCACCTTCGAGGCCGGGCGACCGGTAGCCCTCAACGGTGTCGAATATTCGGATGCCGTCGCCCTGGTGCTCGAGGCGAACGCGATCGGCGGCCGGCACGGCCTCGGAGCATCCGACCAGATCGAGAACCGCATCATCGAGGCGAAGAGCCGTGGCCTGTACGAGGCGCCCGGCATGGCCCTTCTGCACATCGCGTACGAGCGCCTGCTGAACGCGATCCACAACGAAGACACCGTCGCCAACTACCACAACGAGGGCCGCAAGCTGGGGCGCCTCATGTATGAGGGCCGCTGGCTCGACCCGCAGTCGCTCATGCTGCGCGAGGCGATCGTGCGCTGGGTCGGCTCGGCCGTCACCGGTTCGGTCACGCTGCGTCTACGCCGCGGCGACGACTACACGATCCTCAACACGGAGGGCCCGGCGCTCAGCTACCACCCCGACAAGCTCTCGATGGAGCGGGTCACGGATGCCGCCTTCGGCCCCGAAGACCGCATCGGCCAGCTCACCATGCGCAACCTCGACATCGCCGACTCGCGCCAGCGCCTCGAGCAGTACGCCGCGCAGGGCATCGTCACGGGCGAGACCGCGAAACTGATGGGCGAGCTCACGGCGAGCGACGCCGACGACATCGCGATCACCGTCACGGGCGACGCTGCGGATGCTGCGGCGGAGGCCTCCCTCGACGGTGCCGCGTTCGACTTCGGCACCGACTGA